GTAAAATAGCTCATTGTGGATTCGCCGCCGTAAGACTGCCAGTTGGTATTGGTCATAAAACTGACCGCCGTATTGAACGCCAAGTGCCAGGGCGACACACTGTTCAGGCCGGCTGGATTCCAAAACAGTGACCCTTGCAGGACTTGAATCAGAAAAACTAAAATCGCGCCCAACACGTTAAACAGCAGAAGCGCCGCGGTATATTGCCGCCAATTCATTTCCTGTTCCGGATTGATCCCTGCCAGGCGATAGATCAGCCGTTCCAGCGGCTGCAGCACCGGATCAAGAAATGTCTTTTCCATAATAAACACTTTTGCCATATAGTTGCCCAACGGCCAAGCCAAGAGCAATACCACTGCGAGAAACAATCCAAACAATACAATATCTGCCATTACCTTAAAATTCCTCCGGGTTCAGCAATGCATAAAGTAAATATACGAGCAATAGGACCCCAGCTAGCCCAGTTAACCAATACTCAACCATATTTTCCTGCCTCCCTGCTTCCATTATGGCCAATGGCCATTTACAGCCTTTATTGTAGCTCCACTCAAGGTAAAGATAGTGGCAAGAACGCGGCGCAATCCGTAAAAATACAGTAAGTACTGACCGAGCGGCCTGGTCACAAAAGATGCCGCATCTTCTATCTTCCAGAAGACACGGCATTTTTGCTGTTGCATCTATTTTTTTAACTGAAAAGGAAGCGTGGTAACGGCCACATCTTTACTAAAGATCAGCATCGTCCGCAAAATCAGTCCAGTCTGATTATGCAGCAGGCGGTGCCACCATTTTCTGGTCTCGAATTCGGGGATCACAATGGTAATAAAATCCTCCGGCCTTTTCCGCTTGATCAATTTTTCCACAAATTGAATAACAGGCTGGATCACCAGACGGTATGGAGAATAAACCGTCACCAGTTTCACATCCGGATTCCACTGCTTCCATTTTTCTTCCACCCGCTGGATCTCCTCCTTATCGGTCGCCACATGCAGCGCGATAATCTCATCGCCGATCATTTTGGCATACCGCATGGTATTTGCTACTACCCGGGTGGGGCTGGCTACCGGCACTATGACATAATGTTTTCCCGCCGAATATCCGCCATACTGCCCTTCCTCCAGGGGCAGACGCAGTTGTTCCGCCATATCCAGATAATGCCCTTTGATTTTTTTAAAGATGAAGATCATGACCGGAATGAAAATGAGGACAATCCAGGCGCCGGCAAAAAATTTACTGACCGCAATCACAACCACCACAATACCGGTGATCATAGCCCCGAACCCGTTGACCAAGGCCCGCCTGCGCCAGTTCCGGTCCCGCTGCCGCCACCAGTGAACGACCATGCCGGACTGGGCGATGGTAAACGAAAGAAATACGCCAACGGCATAAAGAGAAATAAGATGCTCCACCTCGCCGTCAAAAGCGACAATCAGCAACCCTGCCACCAGGCTCAAAAGCAAAATGCCGTTGGAAAAACTCAGCCTTTCCCCCCGCAGGCCCAAATAGCGGGGCATGTAACCGTCCTGCGCCAGCAGCGACAGGAGCGGCGGCAAGCCGTTATAGGCGGTATTGGCCGCCAAAAACAAGATTAGCATAGTCGTCATTTGAATGTAATAGTAAAACCAGCCTCTTCCCAGCGTCTGCTCGGCGATCTGAGACAACATGGTCACATGCGGCATGGGCAGGATATGATAGTGCAGAAGCAAAAAGGAGATCCCCGTCAGCATAATGGCCAGCAATCCGGACATCCAATAGGTCGTCTTGATGGCATTGGCATGCTCCGGCGGCTTGAACATAGGCACGCCGTTAGAGATGGCCTCCAAGCCGGTCATCGAACTGCAGCCGTTGGCAAACGCGCGCAGCACCAGCGCCAGCATCACCCAGTCCAGCTCCTGCTTCGCCAGCGACTCCGCCGCAAAAACAGGTCCTGGACCGGTTATTGCCTGATACACCCCCGTGACGATCAATCCCAGCATGCCCAGCACAAACAAATAGGTCGGAAACACGAAGGCATGGGCGGATTCTCTCACGCCGCGAAGATTAACCAAAGTGAGGATGGCAAATAAGACAAAGATATCAATACTGATTGCCTGTTCACGCAGCGCCGGAAAGGCAGATACCAGAGCCTGAGTCCCAGCGGTAATGCTCACGGCCACAGTCAGCACATAATCGGCAAACAAAGCGGCAGCCGCCACCAGCGCCGGATATTCGCCCAAATTCTTTTTGGCTACCGAGTAAGAACCGCCTCCGCCCGGATTGGCCCTGGCCACCTGGGTATAGGAAACGGTCACAACAGCCAGCAAACTGAGAACGACCAGAAAGGCATAAGGATAATAACCGTAGGCCGCAAGACCCGAAGCGGCCAAAACCAGCGCAATCTGTTCCGGGCCGTAGCCGACGGAAGATAGCGCATCCGAGGAAAAGATCGCCAAAGCCTTCCACTTTGGCAAACGTTCCGCCATAGCTTCCCGGTTATGAAGCGGGCGCCCGATTAAGATTCTTTTAATATGACGAAACAGAGTAATTCCCCCCTTAACTATTGCCCCATAAGCCGGTAGCCGATTCCCGATTCAGTAATAATATAGCGGGGCTGCGCCGGGTCCTGCTCGATTTTGCGCCGCAGTTGGCCGATATAGATGCGGATATAGTGGGTATCTTCCTGATAGGCATTGCCCCATCCCGCCTGCAGCAGTTGTTTATGAGTCACTACCCGGCCGGCATGCTGGATCATAAATTTGATCAGCTCATACTCCGTCGGGGTCAGTTTAATTTCCCGTTCATCCACGGTGACCCGTCGCTGCAAAAGATCCACAATCAAACCGCCGCACCGCAGTACCGGTTCGCTGTCTGCGGCTGCTATCCGCCGCAGACACACCCGCATCCGGGCCATCAGCTCCCCTATGCCAAATGGCTTTGTAACATAATCATCCGCGCCGGCGTCCAAAACAGAAATCTTTTCCTGTTCCTGATCACGGGCTGTCAAAATAATGATGGGCATCGCCGACCATTCGCGGATTTGCTGCACGACTTCTTTTCCGTCCATATCCGGCAGCCCCAGATCCACAATGGTCAGATCAGGCTTAAAACCCGCCGCCTGCTGAATCCCTTCCCATCCATTCTCCGCCTCACCGATTTGATAACCGTAGGCCTGCAGGGAAACTTTCAACAGTTTGCGTATTTGCGGCTCATCATCAATCACTAAAATTCTGAGTCCCTTTTCCGTCATTCCATTCAGCTTCCTTTACCAGCGTCTTGCCGCCGTCCTCCGGCACCGGCACAGTAAATGCAACGACCGCACCTCCACCCGGGCCATTGCGGGCCCAAATCCGTCCCCGGTGGGCTTCCACAATGCTCTTGCAAATGGATAAGCCCAGTCCTGTACCGGCGGCCTGCACCGCTTGCCGCGCACGGTAAAACTTTTCAAAGATTTTTTCCATATCCTGCTCCGGGATGCCGGAGCCGCTGTCCTGCACCGATACAACAATCTCCGGGCCGCTTTGTACGGCGGCAATGATGATTTCGGCGCCGGGAGGCGAATATTTAACGGCATTGTCCAGCAAATTAACCAAGACATGCTCCAATAACACGCAATCGGCCCGCAGCAACGGCAATTCAGGTGATATCCGGGTCCGCAGGAGATAATTTTGCGTTGTTTCGCCCATGCGGCGAATGGCAGTGCCCACGATATCCTCCACATCACACCAGTCAATTTTCAGTTCCAGCATTCCGCTTTCGATGCGGGCAGTATCCAGCAGATTGCCCACTACCCGTTCCATCCGGTTGGCGCTGTCTTTGACCGTCTCCAGCAACTCCCGCCGAATTTCGGCACTATAATGCGCCTCTGTGTCCAGCAAGGCAGCAGCAGCAGCGCTGATCGCCGCCAACGGCGTCCTGAGTTCGTGGGAAACCGAATTGAACAGCGCGGTGCGCAGTTGCTCCGACTCTTTTAGCAGCGCCGCCTGACGGGCGGCTTCGGTCAGGTTCCCCCGCTCCACGGCAATGGCTGCCAGCCCAGCCCAGGCATAAATAAGCTGCCGTTCTTCCTGGGTCATTTTCTGCTGCCCCATTTCAATGCCAAACACCCCGGCCATCCGCCGGTCGACGGTTAACGGCACGAATAAAAATTCCGCGCCAGGCAGGGTCTCGGTTGACCGCCCCGCTACCTGGCCATTGGCCCATACCCAATTGGCCACCGCCTGTTCCGCAGCCGGCAAAGCCGGCTGGGCTGCCTGTCCCGCCGGCCCACTGACATCATAGTGAGCCTCTGCCGCCAGTTGTCCTTTGTCATCCGGCAGCAGCAGCACGGTATTGCGGCCGATCGCCACGCCAACATGTCTGACGAAGGTTTGGGCAATCCTGGTTACGTCAATGATTGCCGCAATTTGGCGGCTAAAATCATATAAGGTCCGCACGCTGGTTTCCCGCTGCCGGGTCAGGCGCACTTCCTTACGCAGCGTTTCCGTCCGGCCGCCGACCACAAACGAAATAACCAGAAAAATGGAAAAACTCAGCAAGTAACGAACATCACTCACCGTAAAGGTCAGCAACGGCGGCGTAAATAAAAAATTAAACGCCAGCACACTGGCCAGTGCTGTAATATAGGAAGGCCGGCGGCCCCATCGGACAGCGCTGAACAAAATCGGCA
This genomic interval from Acetonema longum DSM 6540 contains the following:
- the kdpF gene encoding K(+)-transporting ATPase subunit F; this encodes MPCLLEDRRCGIFCDQAARSVLTVFLRIAPRSCHYLYLEWSYNKGCKWPLAIMEAGRQENMVEYWLTGLAGVLLLVYLLYALLNPEEF
- a CDS encoding APC family permease; its protein translation is MAERLPKWKALAIFSSDALSSVGYGPEQIALVLAASGLAAYGYYPYAFLVVLSLLAVVTVSYTQVARANPGGGGSYSVAKKNLGEYPALVAAAALFADYVLTVAVSITAGTQALVSAFPALREQAISIDIFVLFAILTLVNLRGVRESAHAFVFPTYLFVLGMLGLIVTGVYQAITGPGPVFAAESLAKQELDWVMLALVLRAFANGCSSMTGLEAISNGVPMFKPPEHANAIKTTYWMSGLLAIMLTGISFLLLHYHILPMPHVTMLSQIAEQTLGRGWFYYYIQMTTMLILFLAANTAYNGLPPLLSLLAQDGYMPRYLGLRGERLSFSNGILLLSLVAGLLIVAFDGEVEHLISLYAVGVFLSFTIAQSGMVVHWWRQRDRNWRRRALVNGFGAMITGIVVVVIAVSKFFAGAWIVLIFIPVMIFIFKKIKGHYLDMAEQLRLPLEEGQYGGYSAGKHYVIVPVASPTRVVANTMRYAKMIGDEIIALHVATDKEEIQRVEEKWKQWNPDVKLVTVYSPYRLVIQPVIQFVEKLIKRKRPEDFITIVIPEFETRKWWHRLLHNQTGLILRTMLIFSKDVAVTTLPFQLKK
- a CDS encoding response regulator; this translates as MTEKGLRILVIDDEPQIRKLLKVSLQAYGYQIGEAENGWEGIQQAAGFKPDLTIVDLGLPDMDGKEVVQQIREWSAMPIIILTARDQEQEKISVLDAGADDYVTKPFGIGELMARMRVCLRRIAAADSEPVLRCGGLIVDLLQRRVTVDEREIKLTPTEYELIKFMIQHAGRVVTHKQLLQAGWGNAYQEDTHYIRIYIGQLRRKIEQDPAQPRYIITESGIGYRLMGQ
- a CDS encoding sensor histidine kinase, whose product is MPKEEERRPDPQELLQRIHRENRGRLTVFLGAAAGVGKTYTMLEAAHSRLAEGVQVAVGWVETHDRAETGKLLERLPRIAPKVLEYRGRILTEMDIDAILAQRPALVLVDELAHTNVEGSRHIRRFQDVGELLNAGIDVYTTLNIQHIESLNDVVAQITGIIVRETVPDFFVEQADSIQLIDIPPEDLIKRLKDGKVYISGQVQQALKSFFRPGNINALRELALRFTAGRVDQDMAEYMRLHRINGPWPAAGRVMVCISASPFSAQLIRAAHRLAKGLRADFLAVYIDTPSRRFPMGEKEQDRVWRNLRLAEELGGKIVTVAGNNIVGEILTVARNENVTAVVIGKPRHSRWREFWQGSLVDKLIRRSEGINIYVIQSKAETEAHSAISTAQPDAPAASWRPVAEGLLMTAAVTMLSWLGREHFDPVNTALLYVLPILFSAVRWGRRPSYITALASVLAFNFLFTPPLLTFTVSDVRYLLSFSIFLVISFVVGGRTETLRKEVRLTRQRETSVRTLYDFSRQIAAIIDVTRIAQTFVRHVGVAIGRNTVLLLPDDKGQLAAEAHYDVSGPAGQAAQPALPAAEQAVANWVWANGQVAGRSTETLPGAEFLFVPLTVDRRMAGVFGIEMGQQKMTQEERQLIYAWAGLAAIAVERGNLTEAARQAALLKESEQLRTALFNSVSHELRTPLAAISAAAAALLDTEAHYSAEIRRELLETVKDSANRMERVVGNLLDTARIESGMLELKIDWCDVEDIVGTAIRRMGETTQNYLLRTRISPELPLLRADCVLLEHVLVNLLDNAVKYSPPGAEIIIAAVQSGPEIVVSVQDSGSGIPEQDMEKIFEKFYRARQAVQAAGTGLGLSICKSIVEAHRGRIWARNGPGGGAVVAFTVPVPEDGGKTLVKEAEWNDGKGTQNFSD